Proteins encoded together in one Epinephelus moara isolate mb chromosome 2, YSFRI_EMoa_1.0, whole genome shotgun sequence window:
- the hspa13 gene encoding heat shock 70 kDa protein 13, with amino-acid sequence MSGEISMIGSVILALFLAGYLGQQYLPPPKPKVIGLDLGTTFCSVGVFHPGTGEVEVMADEEGRKSIPSAVSFTTTAVLAGHEAVDLADSNPQSTIYDAKRFIGKIFEPEVLEQESARYPFKVINNNGSAEFLISTNHSFTVSPEFIGSRLLLKMRRMAERQLGVLIEKAVISVPAEFDERQRNYTVRAANLAGLEILRVINEPTAAAMAYGLHKVDVFNVLVVDLGGGTLDVSLLNKQGGMFLTRAMAGNNKLGGQDFSQRLLQYTTERVRQEFGVPPTLKEDIHHLRQAVEAAKLNLTLQPSVTIRVPLHLHTHDSSESPEGSTPVLFQATITRELFEELNEDLFQKILAPVETVLSEGHLEKEEVDEIVLVGGSTRIPRIRRLISEYFGKEPNTSVDPDLAVVTGVAIQAGIMGGSWPLQVSAIEIPNRHLRKTNFS; translated from the exons ATGTCCGGAGAAATTTCTATGATTG GTTCGGTGATCCTGGCCCTGTTTCTAGCCGGCTACCTGGGCCAACAGTACCTCCCACCCCCCAAACCGAAGGTCATCGGCCTGGATTTGGGCACCACCTTCTGCTCTGTTGGCGTCTTCCACCCGGGCACCGGGGAGGTTGAGGTGATGGCGGATGAAGAGGGGAGGAAGAGCATCCCCAGCGCCGTCTCATTCACCACCACAGCTGTCTTGGCTGGACATGAAGCCGTGGACCTGGCTGACAGCAACCCTCAAAGCACCATCTACGATGCTAAGAGGTTTATCGGGAAGATATTTGAGCCGGAAGTCCTGGAGCAGGAGAGTGCTCGGTACCCGTTCAAG GTGATTAACAATAATGGAAGTGCAGAGTTTCTGATCTCCACCAACCATTCCTTCACTGTAAGCCCGGAGTTCATCGGCTCCAGGCTGCTGCTCAAGATGAGGAGGATGGCCGAGCGACAGCTTGGCGTGCTCATCGAGAAGGCTGTCATATCTGTGCCCGCAGAGTTTGACGAAAGACAGAGGAACTACACTGTCAGGGCTGCTAACCTCGCTG GTCTGGAGATCCTGCGTGTGATCAACGAGCCCACAGCTGCAGCCATGGCCTACGGCCTGCACAAGGTGGATGTGTTCAATGTGCTGGTGGTCGACCTCGGGGGTGGAACTCTGGATGTTTCCCTGCTCAACAAACAGGGAGGCATGTTCCTCACCAGAGCCATGGCAG GGAATAACAAGCTGGGAGGTCAAGATTTCAGCCAGAGGTTGCTCCAGTACACCACCGAGAGAGTCCGACAGGAGTTTGGTGTCCCACCCACTCTCAAAGAGGACATCCATCATCTCCGACAGGCTGTGGAAGCTGCCAAGCTCAACCTTACCCTTCAACCCAGCGTCACCATCAGGGTGCCCCTGCACCTTCACACCCATGACAGCTCTGAGTCACCTGAAGGCTCAACTCCGGTTCTTTTCCAGGCCACAATCACTCGCGAGCTGTTTGAGGAGCTCAACGAGGACCTTTTCCAAAAAATCCTGGCTCCTGTTGAGACCGTGTTAAGTGAGGGCCACCTGGAGAAGGAAGAGGTGGATGAGATTGTTCTGGTTGGAGGGTCCACCAGGATACCGCGGATCAGGAGGCTGATCAGCGAGTACTTTGGGAAGGAACCCAACACGTCAGTAGACCCTGACTTGGCTGTGGTTACCGGCGTGGCCATTCAGGCCGGCATCATGGGCGGCTCCTGGCCTTTACAAGTGAGCGCCATAGAAATCCCCAACAGACACCTGCGCAAGACGAACTTCAGCTAa